The proteins below come from a single Metarhizium brunneum chromosome 1, complete sequence genomic window:
- the gng-1 gene encoding Guanine nucleotide-binding protein subunit gamma, giving the protein MPQYTSRDVGDPSQIKKTKQSMADLKLRRLTELNNRLREDLERERIPISTAAKSIIAYCNGTRDYMVPSVWGSVPKGEDPYAPQQSGGCCVVM; this is encoded by the exons ATGCCTCAGTACACCTCGCGAGATGTCGGCGACCCGTCGCAGATCAAAAAGACGAAACAGTCCATGGCAGACCTAAAACTGAGACGGTTAACAGAGCTCAACAACCGCCTGCGAGAGGACTTGGAGCGCGAGCGTATTCCGATCAGCACAGCTGCCAAGAG CATCATTGCTTACTGCAATGGAACAAGGGATTACATGGTCCCATCCGTATGGGGTTCGGTTCCTAAGGGCGAGGATCCCTACGCACCACAACAATCTGGCGGCTGCTGTGTCGTCATGTAA
- the NTO1 gene encoding NuA3 HAT complex component — protein MAPASPSPRRTPSGRPRGRPLGSTNAARAARQALTVTSATEPPPKRRRYVPGGPGGGGRFVETDDLEIQVTTSAPRSRTTAARSAINGKSPSVMPRRERSTRSRASASEELEEMRWGSAAAVAASVKQAEDYKPREERSWEEFHPNLDIEKTFMVLSADEVDGVARDTPSTPALQTPGTPLANGSMTPSRQINAASTGTTPNPQGKPDANASDTQAGTPSRRSRRPTREVVSFYNARTSDLAPTPRTPKILPIHNQTPKERLDLKLPSYRRTNRIELFESKTFGQARYVDKAMSNVGYQESDQFIRPDSTLIKAIDTNAEEDLDLTPVNSNEDHPHHTKLGKVEYDMDEQDDMWLEHLNTLRKQNELETITREVFEITITKIEKEWHALEKRIPKPNPKPPQTHRPRSSSAAAVNGETQSGEEPDSKCAICDDGDCENTNAIVFCDGCNLAVHQECYGVPFIPEGQWLCRKCQLCGRGIPTCIFCPNTDGAFKQTNSSKWAHLLCAMWVPEVSLGNHTFMEPVMDVEKVPKTRWKLSCYICRQKMGACIQCSNKNCYQAFHVTCARRARLYLKMKTSHGALAVLDGSMVLKAFCDKHCPLEYSQESNVHQATRSAKKFYKRNMRGRIWADNLAIANVIAAQQRNLLAETPESAQGDKEKAASEKKKNEQPPKNMWKLPSGAPIIPQAVFDIVEASIQRFPFRKRKDFLSEACRYWTLKREARRGAGLLKRLQLQMETFSSMELTRRDFSTMGPNGKARLARRIEFAGSILKDLEQLKDLSEKIVQREQMKVDAAEMEDEFVNECYFPVAKHLPLAIEKAISLDKDLFTSGLENLRSRVDQRFYVTALTFAQDLGDVIGTGILNAPSSSSSNSSESRFDATDASPAKSNFSDIRERRKLGKRILKAVQPLLETALRVESEISNKSYETVQKELENLIDASVDTSRVAITSATTKQEEDTIMVDAPDSSEITVKSGFNDEDVDAEGDPMDTAEDAEGQNGGNIEVNTSGLGITVKSEEPPVSSRKSRRTKSNNSLQPSETPPESEAYVNLAAPTASTTGVPGPPTPPHSNGSFGKEPSDPLTEGGVLWYFKAMQPRGTSILGEHWAAGRDAVRMLSEELTDLDDEELKGLRAEVDESVAAGLVNDDAGDGGKVKGRSRKKRASGRRR, from the exons ATGGCTCCGGCTTCGCCATCTCCGAGAAGGACACCTTCGGGACGTCCCCGAGGCCGTCCGCTCGGATCGACGAACGCAGCGCGCGCAGCGAGACAAGCCTTGACTGTTACGTCTGCGACAGAACCGCCGCCTAAGAGACGTCGTTATGTGCCTGGAGGGCCTGGTGGAGGTGGTAGATTTGTAGAAACGGATGACTTGGAGATACAAGTGACGACTTCTGCGCCCAGGTCGAGGACAACCGCAGCGCGAAGCGCCATCAATGGCAAGTCACCTTCTGTGATGCCCCGACGAGAGAGGAGTACCAGGTCTCGCGCCTCTGCAAGCGAAGAGCTCGAGGAAATGCGATGGGGTTCGGCCGCTGCCGTGGCCGCGTCGGTCAAGCAGGCCGAGGACTATAAGCCGCGAGAGGAACGAAGCTGGGAGGAGTTTCATCCGAATCTGGATATCGAAAAGACCTTCATGGTCCTCTCAGCAGACGAGGTCGATGGTGTTGCGCGAGATACCCCCAGTACACCCGCTTTGCAAACGCCAGGAACGCCGCTGGCAAATGGGTCCATGACTCCCTCAAGACAAATCAACGCAGCGTCCACAGGTACTACGCCGAATCCCCAAGGAAAGCCGGACGCGAATGCATCAGACACTCAAGCTGGGACTCCGTCAAGACGGTCACGTCGGCCGACGCGCGAAGTCGTCAGCTTTTACAATGCTCGAACTTCGGATCTTGCACCGACACCTCGCACGCCCAAAATATTACCTATTCACAACCAAACACCAAAGGAAAGGCTAGATCTCAAACTGCCGTCATATCGCCGGACAAATCGCATCGAGCTATTTGAGAGCAAGACCTTTGGTCAGGCAAGATACGTAGACAAGGCAATGAGTAATGTCGGCTATCAGGAGAGTGACCAGTTCATTCGTCCCGATTCAACATTAATCAAGGCTATTGACACAAATGCGGAGGAGGACCTCGACCTCACACCCGTGAATAGCAACGAGGATCATCCTCATCATACGAAATTGGGCAAAGTGGAATACGACATGGATGAACAAGATGATATGTGGTTGGAACACTTGAATACCTTGCGAAAGCAGAATGAGCTGGAAACGATCACGAGAGAAGTCTTTGAAATAACAATAACGAAAATTGAGAAGGAGTGGCACGCCTTGGAAAAGAGAATACCGAAGCCAAATCCCAAGCCACCGCAGACGCATCGCCCTAGGTCGAgctctgctgctgcggtgAATGGCGAGACTCAATCTGGGGAGGAGCCGGATAGTAAGTGTGCTATATGTGATGACGGAGATTGTGAAAACACAAATGCCATTGTCTTTTGCGATGGTTGCAATCTTGCCGTTCATCAAGAATGCTACGGCGTGCCCTTTATTCCCGAAGGCCAGTGGCTCTGCCGCAAATGTCAGCTCTGCGGCCGGGGCATTCCC ACGTGTATCTTTTGCCCCAACACTGATGGTGCTTTCAAGCAGACCAACTCTTCAAAATGGGCGCATTTGCTCTGCGCCATGTGGGTTCCCGAGGTTTCGCTCGGGAATCACACGTTCATGGAGCCGGTAATGGACGTCGAAAAGGTCCCCAAGACTAGATGGAAGCTATCTTGCTACATTTGTCGACAGAAGATGGGTGCGTGCATTCAATGCTCCAATAAGAATTGCTATCAAGCATTCCATGTAACATGCGCGAGACGAGCACGCCTATATCTCAAAATGAAAACTAGCCACGGCGCTCTTGCAGTCTTGGATGGAAGCATGGTCCTCAAGGCTTTCTGCGATAAACACTGTCCGCTGGAATACAGCCAAGAAAGCAACGTCCACCAAGCGACGCGTTCGGCAAAGAAGTTCTACAAGAGAAACATGAGGGGCCGAATTTGGGCTGATAACTTGGCTATTGCCAATGTTATCGCAGCCCAGCAACGCAACCTCCTAGCGGAAACACCCGAGAGCGCGCAGGGTGACAAGGAAAAGGCTGCTtcagaaaagaagaagaatgagcAACCGCCCAAGAATATGTGGAAGCTACCTTCTGGTGCCCCCATTATCCCGCAAGCTGTGTTTGACATTGTCGAGGCTTCCATTCAACGATTTCCTTTTCGTAAGCGCAAGGACTTCTTGAGTGAGGCTTGCCGTTACTGGACGCTGAAGCGAGAAGCTCGTCGGGGTGCGGGATTACTCAAACGCCTTCAGCTACAGATGGAGACCTTTTCGTCCATGGAGCTGACTAGGCGAGACTTCTCCACGATGGGTCCAAATGGTAAAGCACGACTTGCGCGGCGAATCGAGTTTGCAGGAAGCATCCTCAAAGATCTTGAACAACTGAAGGACCTTTCGGAGAAGATTGTGCAACGAGAGCAGATGAAGGTGGATGCAGCCGAGATGGAGGATGAGTTTGTGAATGAGTGCTACTTTCCTGTGGCTAAACATTTACCTCTGGCGATTGAAAAGGCCATATC GTTGGATAAAGACCTGTTCACAAGTGGGCTGGAGAACCTGCGGTCTCGTGTTGACCAGAGATTCTATGTAACAGCTCTTACATTTGCGCAAGATCTTGGCGACGTTATCGGCACGGGTATTCTCAATGctccctcgtcatcatcaagcaaTAGTAGCGAGTCGCGGTTCGACGCCACGGATGCCTCTCCAGCAAAGTCGAACTTCTCGGATATACGGGAGCGGCGGAAACTGGGCAAGCGCATCCTCAAAGCTGTTCAGCCTCTACTAGAAACTGCTCTTCGAGTAGAATCTGAAATCTCGAACAAGTCATATGAGACAGTGCAGAAAGAGCTGGAGAACTTAATAGACGCCAGCGTGGACACCTCGCGGGTCGCCATCACATCTGCTACGACgaagcaagaagaagacacCATCATGGTGGACGCTCCGGACTCGTCAGAGATCACAGTCAAGAGCGGCTTCAATGACGAAGATGTtgatgccgagggcgaccCAATGGATACAGCGGAAGACGCTGAAGGCCAGAATGGTGGAAACATAGAAGTCAACACCTCTGGCCTGGGCATCACTGTCAAGTCTGAAGAACCCCCTGTTTCTTCGCGCAAGAGCAGACGCACCAaaagcaacaacagcctccAACCGTCAGAAACGCCACCGGAATCAGAGGCCTACGTCAACCTGGCCGCGCCAACTGCGTCGACAACAGGCGTCCCAGGACCACCAACACCCCCCCACTCAAACGGCAGTTTTGGCAAAGAGCCATCAGATCCGTTGACGGAGGGCGGCGTCCTGTGGTACTTCAAGGCGATGCAGCCCCGGGGGACATCCATCCTCGGCGAGCACTGGGCTGCGGGGAGGGATGCGGTGCGTATGCTGAGCGAGGAACTGACTGatcttgacgacgaggagcttAAGGGGCTCCGCGCGGAAGTTGATGAGTCGGTTGCGGCGGGGTTGGTCAATGACGATGCGGGAGATggcggcaaggtcaagggGAGAAGTAGGAAGAAGAGAGCTTCTGGGCGGCGAAGGTAG
- the bimG gene encoding Serine/threonine-protein phosphatase: MADQHEVDLDSIIDRLLEVRGSRPGKQVQLLEAEIRYLCTKAREIFISQPILLELEAPIKICGDIHGQYYDLLRLFEYGGFPPEANYLFLGDYVDRGKQSLETICLLLAYKIKYPENFFILRGNHECASINRIYGFYDECKRRYNIKLWKTFTDCFNCLPIAAIIDEKIFTMHGGLSPDLNSMEQIRRVMRPTDIPDCGLLCDLLWSDPDKDITGWSENDRGVSFTFGPDVVSRFLQKHDMDLICRAHQVVEDGYEFFSKRQLVTLFSAPNYCGEFDNAGAMMSVDESLLCSFQILKPAEKKQKYVYGGLGSGSKPVTPKYKSK; this comes from the exons ATGGCTGACCAACACGAGGTCGACCTCGATTCCATAATCGACCGCCTGCTCGAGGTGCGTGGCAGCCGCCCAGGAAAGCAGGTCCAGCTGCTCGAAGCCGAGATTCGATACCTGTGTACCAAAGCTCGCGAGATCTTCATCTCCCAGCCCATCCTGCTCGAGCTGGAGGCCCCCATCAAG ATTTGTGGCGATATTCATGGCCAATATTATGACTTGCTCCGACTCTTTGAGTACGGTGGTTTTCCTCCCGAGGCCAATTACCTCTTCTTGGGTGACTACGTAGACAGAGGCAAGCAGTCTCTCGAGACAATCTGCCTCTTGCTCGCCTACAAAATCAAGTACCCAGAGAACTTTTTCATCTTGCGAGGTAACCACGAGTGTGCCTCCATCAACCGCATCTACGGTTTCTACGATGAGTGCAAGCGCCGCTACAATATTAAGTTGTGGAAAACTTTCACCGATTGTTTCAACTGCCTTCCCATTGCCGCTATTATTGATGAGAAGATTTTCACTATGCACGGCGGTCTCAGCCCCGACCTGAACTCAATGGAGCAGATAAGACGTGTCATGCGACCAACGGAT ATTCCTGACTGTGGCTTACTTTGCGATCTGCTCTGGTCGGATCCTGACAAGGACATTACTGGCTGGAGTGAGAACGACCGAGGTGTTTCCTTCACCTTTGGACCTGATGTTGTCTCTCGGTTCCTGCAAAAGCACGACATGGACCTCATTTGTCGTGCCCACCAGGTTGTCGAAGACGGCTACGAGTTCTTCTCCAAGCGCCAGCTGGTAACTTTGTTCAGCGCGCCCAACTACTGCGGAGAGTTTGATAACGCCGGAGCCATGATGAGCGTCGACGAGAGTTTGCTCTGCTCGTTCCAG ATCCTCAAGCCAGCTGAGAAGAAACAAAAGTACGTTTACGGTGGTCTTGGGAGCGGAAGCAAACCAGTCACTCCCAAATACAAGTCCAAATag
- the isp4_4 gene encoding Sexual differentiation process protein, with amino-acid sequence MSAELGQRRISAESTGFDAGAGPSSRLSFSHRRSASIEGLKEHMFQWGEGHGSDDDDVSEHELLMDPNLPDDEHADAIEMGTRSVRKRREEEDSLYPEVRAAVRNYDEDVPCNTVRAWVLGLSLVVVGASMNTLFSLRQPSISIGPLVAQIIAWPVGHAWARFMPKRSFTTWGFTWTLNPGPFNIKEHSIIGVMASVSFSVAYSTDIILAQRIFYKQNFGVLFQLLLTISTQSLGYGIAGTMRKFLVYPASMIWPANLVAVTMMNTMYEKNDVRDPAVFGGNMPRLLWFFLVTVGAFVYYFIPGFLAQCLSVFAFATWIAPQNAVVNQLFGGTTGLSLLPITFDWTQISGWVGSPLIPPWYAIANTLIGVIAFYVIGCSVLHFSGAWYAEFLPMSDANTYDNTGAPYNTSRVLSKDFTLDQEAYESYSPLFLSTTFAVSYGLSFAAISSLIVYTYLHNGKQIWKQYQNSANEKPDIHLKLMKKYKEAPDWWYMGLFLVMLAMGLFTVLAYPTKLTWWGFLLAVAISFGFSLPIGIIEAVTNNRIGLNVLTEFIFGYIQPGRPLALMIFKTFGYITMSQALSFVSDLKFGHYMKIPPRTMFWAQVVATTFSCFIQIIVLNLALTNIPDVCDQHQRHHFTCPGGRVFFSASVIWGLIGPDRMFSPGRIYSALFLFFVLGAIVPIVVYFGFKRYPKSPLQYVMAPLIFGGAGAIPPATPLNYFSWGIVGFIFQYWIKKRHFGWWGRLNFLTSCGLDLGLALGTLFIFFAFTMHGIEAPKWWGNEIVDSTMDAQGTAVQGRVASGQVFGPKSW; translated from the exons ATGAGTGCCGAACTTGGCCAACGGCGGATAAGCGCCGAGTCAACAGGAtttgacgccggcgccggcccgAGCTCAAGGCTTTCATTCTCCCATCGGCGCTCTGCGTCCATCGAGGGACTCAAGGAGCACATGTTTCAATGGGGcgagggccatggcagcgatgacgacgatgtgTCTGAGCATGAGCTCCTCATGGACCCAAACTTGCCAGATGATGAACATGCCGACGCCATTGAGATGGGAACCAGAAGTGTCCGGAAGAGACGCGAGGAGGAGGATTCTCTGTACCCCGAGGTTCGAGCGGCTGTTCGCAACTACGATGAGGACGTCCCCTGCAACACTGTGAGAGCCTGGGTCCTTGGCTTGAGTCTGGTTGTCGTGGGCGCCTCAATGAACACGCTCTTCTCCTTGCGACAGCCATCAATCTCCATTGGGCCACTCGTTGCACAAATAATTGCGTGGCCCGTGGGCCATGCATGGGCTCGCTTCATGCCAAAGAGAAGCTTCACCACCTGGGGCTTCACCTGGACTCTTAACCCTGGCCCATTCAATATCAAAGAGCACTCCATCATTGGAGTCATGGCCAGCGTGTCCTTCTCGGTGGCATATTCAACCGACATCATACTTGCTCAGCGCATCTTCTACAAACAGAATTTTGGAGTTTTGTTCCAGCTTCTACTCACCATCTCGACTCAGTCGCTTGGATATGGTATTGCAGGGACAATGCGCAAGTTTTTGG TCTACCCTGCTTCCATGATATGGCCAGCTAATCTCGTGGCTGTAACCATGATGAATACCATGTATGAGAAGAATGATGTCCGAGACCCGGCAgtctttggcggcaacaTGCCGCGACTTCTGTGGTTTTTCCTCGTCACCGTGGGTGCATTCGTGTACTACTTTATCCCTGGATTTTTAGCCCAATGCTTGAGCGTTTTCGCTTTTGCTACTTGGATCGCGCCCCAGAATGCTGTTGTCAACCAGTTGTTTGGTGGCACAACCGGCTTGTCCTTACTCCCCATTACTTTTGACTGGACTCAAATTTCGGGCTGGGTAGGATCGCCGCTGATTCCGCCTTG GTATGCCATAGCCAATACTTTGATTGGAGTTATTGCATTCTACGTCATTGGATGTTCTGTTCTTCACTTTTCTGGGGCCTGGTATGCGGAATTTCTACCCATGAGCGATGCAAACACATATGACAATACCGGCGCTCCATATAATACATCACGTGTCCTTAGCAAAGACTTTACTCTAGATCAAGAAGCTTACGAAAGCTACTCACCGCTGTTCCTTAG CACGACATTTGCCGTGTCATATGGTCTCTCTTTTGCGGCTATTTCATCCCTTATCGTATATACATATCTCCACAACGGCAAGCAAATTTGGAAACAGTATCAAAACAGTGCAAATGAGAAACCGGATATTCACCTGAAGCTCATGAAGAAATATAAAGAGGCGCCAGACTGGTGGTACATGGGCCTATTTCTTGTG ATGCTTGCAATGGGCCTGTTTACTGTATTAGCATACCCTACCAAACTCACATGGTGGGGATTTCTCCTTGCCGTGGCAATATCGTTTGGCTTTTCATTGCCAATTGGTATTATTGAAGCTGTCACGAATAATCGCATTGGCTTGAACGTGCTCACAGAGTTTATTTTTGGATATATTCAGCCAGGCCGGCCGTTGGCTCTCATGAT TTTCAAAACATTTGGATATATCACCAT GTCTCAAGCACTCAGCTTCGTCTCTGATCTCAAGTTTGGACACTACATGAAAATCCCTCCGCGGACCATGTTCTGGGCCCAAGTAGTCGCCACCACCTTCTCATGCTTCATCCAAATCATAGTGCTCAACCTCGCACTCACCAACATTCCCGATGTCTGCGACCAACATCAGCGGCATCACTTCACCTGCCCTGGAGGCCGAGTCTTCTTCTCAG CCTCTGTCATCTGGGGCCTCATCGGCCCAGACCGCATGTTCTCTCCGGGCCGCATCTACTctgctctcttcctcttcttcgtccttgGCGCCATTGTGCCCATCGTCGTCTACTTTGGCTTCAAACGCTACCCTAAATCTCCGCTCCAGTACGTCATGGCGCCACTAATAttcggcggcgcgggcgcaATCCCACCGGCCACGCCACTGAATTACTTCTCCTGGGGCATCGTGGGCTTCATATTCCAGTACTGGATTAAGAAAAGGCATTTCGGATGGTGGGGGCGGCTGAATTTCCTGACGTCGTGTGGGCTGGATTTGGGATTAGCACTCGGCACCTTGTTTATTTTCTTCGCCTTTACCATGCATGGGATCGAGGCGCCCAAGTGGTGGGGGAATGAGATCGTGGACTCGACAATGGATGCGCAGGGGACGGCGGTGCAGGGACGGGTTGCGAGTGGACAGGTATTTGGGCCGAAGAGTTGGTGA
- the tapB gene encoding Temperature acclimation protein B has product MSERQNGTVKWFNEEKGYGFITPESGPDLFVHFRAIEGSGFRSLKEGQAVTFEAVQGQKGMQADKVQVSN; this is encoded by the coding sequence ATGAGCGAACGACAAAACGGAACGGTCAAGTGGTTCAACGAGGAGAAGGGGTATGGCTTCATCACCCCCGAGTCCGGGCCCGACCTGTTCGTGCACTTTAGAGCCATTGAGGGAAGCGGCTTCAGGTCTCTCAAGGAAGGGCAGGCGGTCACTTTTGAAGCCGTCCAGGGACAGAAGGGCATGCAGGCGGACAAGGTCCAGGTCAGCAACTAG
- the cbp3 gene encoding CBP3-like protein, translated as MACESCRLQTRTLLRAAIRASAVRAAPARTLNLSRPTSSSQPAPTRWFSNTPQRRILGMGTLGESYRVLGASEKLYKICAQPADYHISEEARNNDQVERLEDGEELGTPIDAGNVWHKTFGLQPSFSTWSHVTMLHLYLLQARVRCFERDTFRNWQQQLVDHFFFDCEKKMHLDHNITSSALRQRYLKDIFVQWRGLLLAYDEGLIKGDAILASAVWRNLFKGAPEVDPRSLCAIVGWMRSSLASLEAASDVDFPQKAGDILARPVDVFWSRLEEPFKKAFEGEAKKKNGE; from the exons ATGGCCTGCGAATCGTGCAGGCTACAAACGCGGACGCTCCTCCGGGCAGCAATTCGCGCGTCCGCCGTCAGAGCCGCCCCGGCAAGGACCCTGAACCTGTCGCGACCGACAAGCTCATCACAGCCTGCACCCACCCGATGGTTCAGCAACACGCCCCAGAGAAGGATCCTGGGCATGGGAACACTAGGCGAGTCGTATCGGGTTCTTGGTGCCTCTGAAAAGCTGTACAAGATTTGCGCGCAGCCCGCAGACTACCACATTTCCGAGGAGGCACGCAACAACGACCAGGTCGAGAGGTtagaagacggcgaggagtTGGGCACGCCTATCGATGCAGGGAATGTGTGGCACAAGA CTTTCGGCCTCCAACCCAGCTTCAGCACCTGGTCCCACGTTACCATGCTCCATCTTTACCTCCTCCAAGCCCGCGTCCGCTGCTTCGAGCGCGACACCTTCCGTAactggcagcagcagctcgtcgaccATTTCTTCTTCGACTGCGAAAAGAAGATGCACCTCGATCACAACATCACCTCGAGCGCTCTGCGCCAGCGGTACCTGAAGGATATTTTCGTCCAGTGGCGCGGCCTGCTGCTTGCGTACGACGAAGGTCTCATCAAGGGCGATGCTATCCTTGCGAGTGCCGTTTGGAGAAACTTGTTCAAGGGGGCGCCGGAGGTTGATCCGAGGTCGTTGTGCGCGATTGTCGGGTGGATGAGGTCGAGTTTGGCGTCGCTGGAGGCGGCGAGTGACGTGGACTTTCCGCAGAAGGCGGGTGATATTTTGGCAAGGCCGGTGGACGTGTTTTGGAGCCGGTTGGAGGAGCCGTTTAAGAAGGCGTTTGAAggggaagccaagaagaagaatgggGAGTGA
- the DYR_0 gene encoding Dihydrofolate reductase: protein MQPELTLIVAATRSMGIGLNGTMPWTGLRKEMQYFARVTTRVSPQAPPNSVNAVIMGRKTWDSIPAKFRPLKNRLNIIVSRQHSATLPAEIAPSEPVRVSSLEQAVEFARTHPLISRVFVMGGGQIYDAALRMDAAKRVLLTSIEREYECDTFFGLDLRGDAAGSLGWRRRQSDEWREWTGEIGDAKMEEGGVGYEWQMWERE from the exons ATGCAGCCCGAGTTGACGCTCATCGTCGCTGCCACGCGCAGCATGGGCATCGGCCTGAACGGCACCATGCCGTGGACAGGTCTGCGCAAGGAGATGCAGTATTTCGCGCGCGTCACGACGCGGGTCTCCCCACAG GCGCCGCCCAACTCTGTCAATGCCGTGATAATGGGCCGCAAGACGTGGGACTCTATCCCGGCCAAGTTTAGACCCCTGAAGAACCGCCTCAACATCATCGTGTCCCGGCAGCACTCGGCGACGCTTCCTGCTGAGATTGCGCCCTCTGAACCTGTGAGGGTGTCCTCGCTCGAGCAGGCTGTTGAGTTTGCGAGGACGCACCCCCTTATAAGTAGGGTGTTTGTCATGGGGGGAGGACAGATATATGATGCGGCGCTCAGGATGGATGCCGCGAAGAGGGTGTTGCTGACGAGCATAGAGAGGGAGTATGAGTGCGATACCTTTTTTGGCTTGGATTTGCGAGGTGATGCGGCGGGGAGTCTGGGATGGCGGAGGAGGCAAAGTGATGAGTGGAGGGAGTGGACGGGAGAAATTGGAGATGCGAAGATGGAGGAGGGCGGTGTTGGGTACGAGTGGCAGATGTGGGAGAGGGAATGA
- the PDX1_0 gene encoding Pyruvate dehydrogenase complex protein X component, with protein sequence MASLAGACRASARLVGRASSRGLTTSARCLAAQNFVMPALSPTMTEGNIATWKVKEGENFSAGDVLLEIETDKATMDVEAQDDGIMMKIMAQDGAKAVQVGTRIAVLAEAGDDIKTLEIPKDEQQQSSSDSAAAPKQEEAIPEKKTKSTPRASTGETHEQKYPLMPSVEHLVKQNGLSKDDVSKITPTGPGGRLLKGDVLAYLGSINADSPAAVSSRLEKLSHLDLSNIKVAEKKAAPAAPQEPKPSRHEARPLEINVPVSLSKVVEVQKRIQKTLGVFMPLSTFISRAAEVANDDLPPANRAPTASELFDQVLGLDKIKAAKGSRGVYLPQISAVPPSTLFEPPTRPAKKADIIDVLTAKPKKAAREHGIATVPGFSNGLNVFSLVVPREEEHRAHMFLERCKAILEEEPGRLVL encoded by the exons ATGGCGTCTTTAGCGGGTGCTTGCCGTGCTTCGGCTCGTCTTGTTGGGAGGGCCTCTTCTCGGG GCCTCACAACTTCTGCACGATGCCTTGCGGCACAGAATTTCGTTATGCCCGCTCTTTCTCCGACTATGACCGAAGGAAACATTGCCACGTGGAAGGTCAAAGAGGGCGAGAATTTCAGCGCCGGCGATGTCCTCCTGGAAATCGAAACGGATAAAGCGACCATGGATGTGGAGGCCCAGGACGATGGTATCATGATGAAGATTATGGCGCAGGATGGGGCCAAGGCCGTGCAGGTCGGGACTCGGATCGCCGTGCTGGCTGAGGCAGGTGACGATATCAAGACACTCGAGATTCCAAAggacgagcagcagcagagcaGCAGCGACTCAGCTGCGGCGCCCAAGCAGGAGGAGGCTATCCccgagaagaagaccaagTCCACGCCAAGAGCGTCGACCGGAGAAACTCACGAGCAAAAGTATCCCCTGATGCCGTCGGTCGAACACCTCGTCAAGCAGAATGGCCTGAGCAAGGACGACGTCAGCAAAATCACTCCCACGGGTCCAGGCGGGCGCTTGCTTAAGGGCGATGTGCTAGCCTACCTGGGCAGCATCAACGCCGACAGCCCTGCCGCCGTGTCGTCACGCCTCGAGAAGCTATCCCACCTGGACCTGAGCAACATCAAGgtcgccgagaagaaggctgctCCCGCCGCGCCACAGGAACCCAAGCCTTCCAGGCACGAAGCCCGTCCCCTGGAAATCAACGTCCCCGTGTCCCTCAGCAAAGTCGTCGAGGTCCAGAAACGCATCCAGAAGACACTCGGCGTCTTCATGCCCCTTTCCACATTCATCAGCCGTGCTGCCGAAGTCGCCAACGACGATTTGCCTCCTGCCAATCGCGCCCCCACTGCCAGCGAACTCTTCGACCAGGTTCTCGGTCTAGACAAGatcaaggcagccaagggaTCCCGCGGCGTCTACCTGCCGCAGATTTCAGCCGTCCCCCCCAGCACGCTATTCGAGCCGCCCACACGAccggccaagaaggctgaCATTATAGACGTGCTGACtgccaagcccaagaaggctgCTCGCGAGCATGGCATCGCTACTGTTCCAGGATTTTCCAACGGCCTCAACGTGTTTAGTCTTGTTGTGCCgagggaggaggagcatAGAGCGCATATGTTTTTGGAGAGGTGCAAAGCTATCCTGGAGGAGGAGCCTGGCAGGTTGGTACTGTAG